TTTCTCTACGCAATCGCCTTTGTCGGAAATCTGCCTGTTCCGAAAACAATCGACGGCGGTGCGGCCGGTTCATTCCCCGCAGCACTCGTGATCGACGTCTTGTTGCTCGGCCTCTTTGCGATCCAACACAGCGTGATGGCGCGTCCGGCTTTCAAACGCGCGTGGACCAGGATCGTCCCAGATGCGATTGAGCGCTCAACCTACGTGCTTTTTGCGAGCCTGGCTCTGATAATGCTTTACTGGCAATGGCAGCCGCTTGCCGGCCTAGTCTGGTCCGTCCAAAATCAAGCCGGCGTCCTAGGCTTGCAGGCGATTTTCTGGCTTGGCTGGGGCGTCGTGTTGATCGGCACATTTTTGATCAACCATTTCGAACTGTTTGGCCTGCAACAAGTGTACGCCCACGTGG
The genomic region above belongs to Bradyrhizobium sp. CCBAU 53338 and contains:
- the mddA gene encoding methanethiol S-methyltransferase, with translation MAIASLFYGIVAYLIFLATFLYAIAFVGNLPVPKTIDGGAAGSFPAALVIDVLLLGLFAIQHSVMARPAFKRAWTRIVPDAIERSTYVLFASLALIMLYWQWQPLAGLVWSVQNQAGVLGLQAIFWLGWGVVLIGTFLINHFELFGLQQVYAHVVGKPNPPAAFKAPSMYKWVRHPIYFGFLLAFWATPTMTLGHLLFAVATTGYILIGIWFEERDLVVTFGEQYRRYRREVSMLIPLPRKRTEVERLAREG